The Vibrio tubiashii ATCC 19109 genome has a segment encoding these proteins:
- a CDS encoding CYTH and CHAD domain-containing protein translates to METEIELKFFVSPEFSETLRQKISETKVLQHSCRELGNTYFDTPDQWLRQHDIGLRIRRFDDVYVQTVKTAGRVVAGLHQRPEFNAEHDSNDPELTLHPLDIWPAGKDVATLQAELQPLFATNFTREQWLIGMPDGSQVEVAFDQGKVEANGKEDPICEVELELKSGQTDALFTLARSFSEQGGMRLGNLSKAAKGYRLAMDYQGDEVKPLPLVKTDKSDTVESCFINSLEHALSHWHYHEQIFSERDSIEAVHEIKNSISFIRQILTVYGGVVPRRASAILRQELKWLEQDLEWLHDYDYLDDLLDDKGHALRKLDARKFLVGELKLMQEQLPSREQILELLNSARYTGLLLDLSRWILTRGWQPFLDEKSREKMSLNIEHFSVQQLDRTWAELMEAFPPETSLTSADYIEQQYRLMRNLYTGVSFASLFDFDERDSFRLPWSDLLHGTDDLLKLKTLEQLVEKLEGEEREQLERWLARQESSILHAMEQTRVICIEAEPYWQD, encoded by the coding sequence ATGGAAACCGAGATAGAACTGAAGTTTTTTGTTTCTCCCGAATTTTCAGAGACTTTGCGTCAGAAAATATCAGAAACCAAGGTACTTCAGCACAGTTGTCGAGAGTTAGGTAACACCTATTTCGATACGCCTGACCAATGGTTGCGTCAACACGATATTGGCCTTCGTATTCGTCGTTTTGACGATGTCTATGTGCAAACGGTGAAAACCGCCGGACGCGTAGTTGCGGGTCTACATCAGAGACCGGAATTCAACGCTGAACACGACAGCAACGATCCAGAGCTTACCCTTCATCCGCTAGATATTTGGCCAGCAGGAAAAGATGTAGCGACGTTACAAGCTGAGCTACAGCCACTGTTTGCCACTAACTTTACCCGTGAGCAATGGCTTATTGGTATGCCTGACGGCAGCCAAGTTGAAGTAGCCTTTGACCAAGGTAAAGTAGAAGCAAATGGTAAAGAAGACCCTATTTGTGAAGTGGAGCTTGAGCTGAAGTCGGGTCAAACCGATGCCTTATTTACGTTGGCAAGAAGTTTCTCTGAGCAAGGTGGGATGCGTCTCGGCAACTTAAGTAAAGCTGCTAAGGGCTACCGTTTGGCGATGGATTACCAAGGTGACGAAGTTAAGCCACTGCCTTTGGTTAAGACTGACAAAAGCGATACGGTTGAATCTTGCTTTATCAACTCTCTAGAGCATGCGCTATCTCATTGGCATTACCACGAGCAGATTTTTTCAGAGCGTGACTCTATTGAAGCGGTTCATGAAATCAAAAACTCGATCAGCTTTATTCGTCAGATCTTGACCGTTTATGGTGGTGTCGTCCCTCGTCGAGCCAGCGCCATCTTACGCCAAGAGTTGAAATGGCTAGAGCAAGACCTCGAATGGTTGCATGACTACGACTATTTAGATGACCTTCTAGATGACAAAGGCCATGCGTTGCGTAAATTAGATGCACGCAAATTCCTTGTTGGTGAGCTCAAACTGATGCAAGAGCAGTTACCAAGTCGCGAACAGATTTTAGAGCTGCTTAATTCTGCGCGCTACACTGGTCTACTACTTGATTTGAGTCGTTGGATCCTGACGCGCGGTTGGCAGCCTTTCTTAGATGAAAAATCCCGTGAGAAGATGTCACTTAATATTGAACACTTTTCCGTTCAGCAATTGGACCGTACTTGGGCTGAGTTAATGGAAGCGTTTCCGCCAGAAACAAGCCTAACGAGTGCCGACTATATAGAGCAGCAATACCGCTTGATGCGTAACCTTTATACTGGGGTGAGTTTTGCGAGTCTGTTTGATTTTGATGAGCGCGATAGTTTCCGCTTACCGTGGAGTGACTTGCTGCATGGTACTGACGATCTGCTTAAGCTAAAAACCTTAGAACAACTGGTTGAGAAGCTTGAAGGTGAAGAGCGTGAGCAATTAGAGCGCTGGTTAGCAAGACAAGAAAGCTCAATCTTACATGCGATGGAGCAGACGCGAGTCATCTGTATTGAAGCCGAACCATACTGGCAAGATTAA
- a CDS encoding TIGR00153 family protein, producing MPVNTIMGLFAKSPIKPLQRHVVCVNECCSHLVNFFEVSSTGDWEKASEIRAQISHLEKEADVLKREIRLKLPRGLFMPVDRSDMLELLTQQDKLANLAKDIAGRVYGRQLTIPAPLQENFIAYVKRCLDAAEQAQKVINELDELLETGFKGREVTLVAEMIHQLDVIEDDTDAMQIQLRQDLMAIEADLNPIDVMFLYKILEWVGGIADQAQRVGARLEVMLSRS from the coding sequence ATGCCAGTAAATACAATTATGGGGTTATTTGCAAAGTCCCCTATTAAACCTTTGCAGCGCCACGTTGTGTGTGTAAACGAATGTTGCTCGCACCTAGTCAACTTTTTTGAAGTAAGTTCAACGGGAGACTGGGAAAAAGCATCTGAAATTCGTGCACAGATTTCTCACCTAGAGAAAGAAGCAGACGTACTAAAGCGCGAAATTCGTCTTAAACTTCCTCGCGGTTTGTTTATGCCTGTAGATCGTAGCGATATGCTTGAACTACTTACTCAGCAAGACAAACTAGCAAACCTTGCAAAAGACATTGCTGGCCGAGTATATGGCCGCCAATTGACTATCCCTGCACCTCTTCAAGAAAACTTCATTGCGTACGTAAAACGTTGTTTAGACGCAGCAGAACAAGCGCAAAAAGTTATCAATGAGCTTGATGAGTTATTGGAAACTGGATTTAAAGGCCGTGAAGTAACACTTGTGGCTGAAATGATCCACCAACTGGATGTGATTGAGGACGACACCGACGCGATGCAGATTCAACTTCGCCAAGACCTAATGGCGATTGAAGCGGATCTGAATCCGATTGACGTGATGTTCCTTTACAAAATTCTAGAGTGGGTAGGTGGTATTGCTGATCAGGCGCAACGTGTTGGTGCGCGTCTGGAAGTGATGCTGTCTCGCTCATAA
- a CDS encoding inorganic phosphate transporter, protein MDILANYGTVLIIIAAAFGFLMAIGIGANDVANAMGTSVGSKALTVKQAIIIAMIFEFAGAYLAGGEVTDTIRKGVIETSLFAHQPDVLVYGMMSALLAAGTWLLLASYMGWPVSTTHSIIGAIIGFACVSVGTEAVDWGSVQGIVGSWIITPVISGFFAYVIFVSAQRLIFDTEKPLFNAKRFVPVYMFITTMVIALVTIKKGLKHVGLHLSNGEAWMWAAAVSALVMAGGYFYIQKKFASREDDHGFAGVEGIFSVLMVITACAMAFAHGSNDVANAIGPLSAVVSTVEHMGEITGKSTIAWWILPLGGFGIVVGLATLGHKVMATVGTGITELTPSRGFAAQLATACTVVLASGTGLPISTTQTLVGAVLGVGFARGIAALNLGVVRNIVASWIVTLPAGALLAVVFFYAIQAMFV, encoded by the coding sequence ATGGATATCCTTGCGAACTACGGCACTGTCCTGATCATTATTGCAGCAGCTTTCGGTTTTCTGATGGCGATTGGTATTGGCGCGAATGACGTTGCCAATGCGATGGGTACATCAGTAGGTTCAAAAGCATTAACCGTGAAACAAGCGATCATTATCGCAATGATCTTTGAATTTGCGGGTGCATATCTTGCAGGCGGTGAAGTAACCGACACTATCCGTAAAGGCGTAATTGAAACGTCCCTATTTGCTCATCAACCTGACGTACTTGTCTACGGCATGATGTCAGCACTTCTTGCAGCGGGTACTTGGCTACTGCTTGCCTCTTACATGGGGTGGCCTGTATCAACGACTCACTCAATCATCGGTGCGATCATCGGTTTTGCGTGTGTATCTGTTGGTACCGAAGCTGTGGACTGGGGCTCAGTACAAGGCATCGTCGGTAGCTGGATTATTACCCCAGTTATCTCAGGTTTCTTTGCTTACGTAATCTTTGTCAGCGCACAACGTTTGATTTTCGACACTGAAAAGCCGCTATTTAATGCTAAGCGCTTTGTGCCTGTATACATGTTTATCACCACTATGGTTATCGCTCTGGTAACCATCAAAAAAGGCCTAAAACACGTAGGTCTTCACCTTTCAAATGGTGAAGCTTGGATGTGGGCTGCCGCTGTCTCTGCACTCGTTATGGCAGGTGGTTACTTCTACATTCAGAAGAAATTCGCTAGCCGCGAAGATGATCACGGCTTTGCTGGTGTAGAAGGTATCTTCAGCGTACTTATGGTTATCACCGCGTGTGCGATGGCCTTTGCACACGGTTCGAACGACGTAGCAAACGCGATTGGTCCACTGTCAGCGGTAGTATCTACTGTTGAACACATGGGTGAAATCACAGGTAAGAGCACAATCGCTTGGTGGATTCTACCTCTAGGTGGTTTCGGTATTGTTGTTGGTCTTGCGACTCTAGGTCATAAAGTAATGGCTACCGTAGGTACTGGTATCACTGAACTTACGCCAAGCCGTGGTTTTGCTGCACAGCTAGCAACGGCATGTACTGTAGTTCTCGCTTCTGGTACTGGTCTTCCTATCTCGACCACACAAACTCTAGTTGGTGCGGTTCTTGGTGTTGGTTTTGCTCGCGGTATCGCAGCGCTAAACCTAGGCGTGGTACGTAACATTGTCGCTTCATGGATTGTTACGCTACCGGCAGGTGCACTACTTGCAGTTGTGTTCTTCTACGCGATTCAAGCAATGTTCGTTTAA
- a CDS encoding TIGR04211 family SH3 domain-containing protein — translation MKKLVCFVLASMLAVPAAMAQDRYISDKLFTYMHSGPSNQFRIIGSVDAGDKVKQVSTNRDTGYTQIEDAKGRKGWVESRFVTRQESMALRLPKLEKELADVKEKLANARSNADQEKAGLIDSLATRNNQIGELEQGYNDMSKQLSASQEEVRKLRAKLDTQKDDLLLKYFMYGGGVAGLGLLFGLILPSIIPRKKRSHNGWA, via the coding sequence GTGAAAAAACTGGTTTGCTTCGTTCTAGCATCAATGCTTGCTGTTCCTGCAGCAATGGCTCAAGACCGTTATATCTCTGATAAGCTATTTACCTACATGCACTCTGGTCCTAGCAACCAATTCCGCATCATCGGCAGTGTCGATGCCGGTGATAAGGTGAAGCAAGTTTCAACAAATCGTGATACTGGCTACACACAAATTGAAGATGCTAAAGGTCGTAAAGGTTGGGTTGAGAGCCGCTTCGTTACTCGTCAAGAGAGCATGGCACTCCGTCTACCTAAGCTAGAAAAAGAGCTAGCTGATGTAAAAGAGAAGCTTGCCAATGCACGTTCAAATGCAGACCAAGAAAAAGCGGGTCTGATTGATTCTCTCGCTACGCGTAATAATCAGATTGGCGAGCTTGAGCAAGGCTACAACGACATGAGTAAGCAGTTGTCTGCATCTCAGGAAGAGGTTCGTAAACTACGTGCTAAGCTAGATACGCAAAAAGATGACCTACTACTTAAATACTTTATGTACGGCGGCGGTGTCGCTGGCCTAGGTCTACTATTCGGTTTGATTCTACCGAGCATCATTCCACGTAAAAAGCGTTCTCACAATGGCTGGGCGTAA
- a CDS encoding general secretion pathway protein GspB, whose product MSKVMQALEHSERSHQNLSSLHQAPAHAVEQQIESRRGRNIAIVLLPPILVAGVMAFQTYQAEKQRWLEHNVAETVLVEIPFEYTASQAPDFGPLAVTYRDNSSSAQSDWLNQIEQDNSSLPQEVLEQASTVGSQVDSNATESYGSEGSDDLLSGLDLSQLSPELAQRFESALSSNAKPESDRQNSEASNLSQQAERWYGKLPALNFQTHVYSSKSSKRWVKINGVEYNQGDWVSDNIELVAIEQQSCLIRFKGELIEVPALYDWQG is encoded by the coding sequence ATGTCTAAAGTCATGCAAGCCTTAGAGCACTCTGAGCGCAGTCATCAAAATCTTTCATCTCTCCATCAAGCACCTGCTCATGCTGTCGAGCAACAGATAGAATCTCGCCGAGGACGCAACATCGCAATCGTGCTGCTTCCGCCTATATTGGTAGCAGGGGTCATGGCATTTCAAACCTATCAAGCAGAGAAACAGCGTTGGTTGGAGCATAATGTTGCCGAAACCGTTCTAGTTGAAATCCCTTTTGAATACACGGCTAGTCAAGCTCCTGATTTTGGCCCTTTGGCTGTCACTTATCGTGACAATAGCAGTTCGGCGCAGAGTGATTGGTTAAACCAGATTGAGCAGGATAACAGTTCGTTACCTCAAGAAGTTTTAGAGCAAGCGAGCACTGTTGGTAGTCAGGTTGATAGCAATGCAACAGAGAGTTATGGCTCTGAAGGCAGTGATGACCTGCTGTCTGGGCTTGATCTTTCGCAGCTCTCTCCTGAGCTAGCGCAACGGTTTGAATCTGCGCTGAGTAGTAATGCTAAACCAGAATCAGACAGACAAAACAGTGAAGCTTCGAACCTGTCTCAACAGGCGGAACGTTGGTATGGCAAGCTGCCAGCCTTAAATTTCCAAACTCACGTCTATTCGAGCAAATCAAGCAAACGATGGGTCAAGATCAACGGTGTTGAGTATAACCAAGGTGATTGGGTGAGTGACAATATTGAGCTGGTGGCCATTGAGCAGCAATCTTGCCTGATACGCTTTAAAGGCGAGTTAATAGAAGTGCCTGCTCTGTATGATTGGCAAGGATAG
- a CDS encoding ExeA family protein has protein sequence MYQQHFALTELPFSIVPNSRFLYQSRRHKEAIFQIQAGLGEGGGFAMLTGEVGTGKTTIAKSILKTLADNTRAGLILNPTFSNIELLEAVCDEFDIGYQENASLKQLNQLIHQFLLDNHANRVQTLLVIDEAQHLSADVLEQLRLLTNLETESQKLLKVLLIGQPELQQKLQMPQLRQLAQRITGRYHLLPLNQDETRDYIKFRLALAGGNPELFSVQSIKYIARQTQGIPRLINLVCDASLKQAYSIGEAQPTHNIVVAACDDVMSFQTGSVPPAVSRASSKKVSLSPSVLSILVGSILAIGGYYATPTLVTPVVVNQLQQQYPAVENVQQQEEVFPQALKAQLNQANNQEVAIAALYKVWGYRASVLDQLCLDNGEALFRCALESGSLEQLAEKNVPVVLTLNIDQQPRFAVLLGLSGTHVQLLANDQVFEFEREWLSSIWQGEYREIWQGYWNQTLKPGMSGEAIAVLDQHLSQVLGEQSSGKTQFNEQLKHKVELFQRWQGLTVDGIAGRKTLRLLEKLSQPQAPTLTSREVSSNV, from the coding sequence ATGTATCAACAACATTTTGCACTGACAGAATTGCCATTTTCTATTGTGCCTAATTCTCGTTTCCTCTATCAGAGTCGACGCCATAAAGAAGCTATCTTCCAAATCCAAGCTGGGCTAGGTGAAGGTGGCGGCTTCGCTATGCTGACGGGTGAAGTGGGAACCGGTAAAACGACCATTGCAAAATCGATACTTAAAACTCTAGCAGACAACACGCGAGCAGGGCTGATCTTAAATCCGACTTTCTCAAATATTGAGTTGTTAGAAGCGGTGTGCGATGAGTTCGATATTGGTTATCAGGAAAACGCTTCTCTAAAGCAACTTAATCAGTTGATTCATCAATTTCTATTGGATAACCATGCTAATCGGGTTCAAACCCTATTGGTTATTGATGAAGCTCAGCATTTATCAGCAGATGTCCTCGAACAACTACGCTTACTGACCAACCTTGAAACGGAAAGCCAAAAGTTACTTAAGGTGCTGTTGATTGGCCAGCCCGAGTTACAGCAGAAACTGCAAATGCCACAGTTAAGGCAGTTAGCGCAGCGAATTACCGGTCGATATCATTTGTTGCCCCTCAATCAAGATGAGACCAGAGACTATATTAAGTTTCGTCTCGCTTTGGCTGGTGGTAATCCTGAGCTCTTCTCGGTTCAATCGATTAAGTATATTGCCCGGCAAACGCAGGGTATTCCACGTCTTATTAACTTGGTGTGTGATGCGAGCCTTAAGCAAGCTTATAGCATTGGAGAAGCGCAGCCGACGCACAATATCGTTGTGGCAGCCTGCGATGATGTGATGAGCTTTCAAACTGGCTCAGTGCCGCCTGCTGTGAGTCGGGCTTCTAGCAAAAAAGTTTCCCTTTCTCCGAGCGTACTTTCTATTCTCGTCGGGAGTATCTTGGCGATTGGTGGATACTACGCGACGCCGACACTTGTTACACCCGTTGTCGTTAATCAATTACAACAGCAATACCCAGCCGTTGAAAACGTACAGCAGCAAGAAGAGGTGTTCCCTCAAGCCTTGAAGGCGCAACTTAATCAAGCCAACAATCAAGAAGTAGCGATTGCCGCTTTATATAAAGTGTGGGGATATCGAGCTTCAGTGTTGGACCAGTTGTGTCTTGATAATGGCGAAGCTCTGTTTCGCTGTGCGCTTGAGAGCGGCTCTCTGGAACAGCTTGCTGAGAAAAATGTGCCTGTTGTGCTGACATTGAATATTGATCAACAACCTCGTTTCGCTGTGTTGTTAGGGTTATCTGGCACCCATGTTCAGCTCTTGGCTAACGATCAAGTATTCGAGTTTGAGCGTGAATGGCTAAGTAGTATTTGGCAGGGCGAATATCGCGAGATATGGCAGGGCTATTGGAACCAAACCTTAAAGCCGGGTATGAGTGGCGAAGCCATCGCGGTGTTGGATCAGCACCTTTCCCAAGTCTTAGGGGAACAATCTTCAGGAAAAACTCAATTTAATGAGCAGCTTAAACATAAAGTGGAGTTGTTCCAACGTTGGCAAGGGTTAACGGTGGATGGTATTGCGGGGCGTAAAACATTACGCCTTTTGGAAAAGCTTTCTCAGCCACAAGCGCCTACATTAACGTCTCGTGAGGTCAGTTCTAATGTCTAA
- a CDS encoding multifunctional CCA addition/repair protein — protein MQRYLVGGAVRDQLLDIEVYDRDWVVVGSTPEELLNKGYTAVGKDFPVFLHPESKEEHALARTERKVGSGYTGFECYFAADVTLEEDLLRRDLTINAMAQDSDGNIIDPFNGQRDLNDRILRHVSQAFTEDPLRVLRVARFAAKLHHLGFSIADETIELMRHIAESGELEHLTAERVWQEWHKSLSTQNPQVFLSVLKQCDALKVVLPELDALFGVPQPEKWHPEIDTGIHTLMVAKQSALLSESLPVRFASQVHDLGKGVTPESEWPSHKMHCHTGLKLIKALCERVRVPNEYRDLALMVCEQHSNIHRAAELRPETKLKVLNKFDVWRKPERLEDILVCCMADSRGRTGFEDIDYPQKALFEQAYQAALAVNVQDIIKDGFKGAGIKEEMEKRRVEAIKG, from the coding sequence GTGCAAAGATACCTTGTTGGCGGCGCAGTTCGCGATCAACTGCTAGATATTGAAGTCTATGATAGAGACTGGGTTGTTGTCGGTTCAACCCCAGAAGAGCTACTTAACAAAGGCTATACCGCGGTTGGTAAAGACTTCCCAGTATTTCTTCACCCAGAGAGTAAAGAAGAACATGCATTGGCAAGAACTGAACGTAAAGTTGGCTCTGGCTACACCGGGTTTGAATGTTACTTTGCCGCCGATGTCACCTTAGAAGAAGATCTGCTCAGACGCGATTTGACCATCAATGCGATGGCGCAAGATTCTGATGGCAATATTATCGATCCCTTTAATGGCCAACGAGATCTCAACGATCGGATCTTGCGCCATGTTTCTCAGGCGTTTACTGAAGATCCTCTCCGTGTACTGCGAGTCGCGCGCTTTGCCGCTAAACTTCACCACTTAGGCTTTAGCATTGCCGATGAAACTATTGAGTTAATGCGCCACATTGCCGAGTCTGGTGAGCTAGAGCACTTAACCGCTGAACGGGTTTGGCAAGAGTGGCATAAGTCGTTATCAACCCAAAATCCGCAAGTATTTCTATCCGTCTTAAAGCAGTGTGATGCTCTAAAAGTTGTCTTGCCTGAGCTCGATGCTTTGTTCGGTGTTCCGCAACCCGAAAAGTGGCACCCCGAGATTGATACAGGTATCCACACGCTGATGGTCGCAAAGCAATCTGCACTGCTTAGCGAGTCTCTTCCAGTAAGATTTGCCTCTCAAGTTCATGATCTTGGCAAAGGCGTCACGCCAGAGTCTGAATGGCCAAGTCATAAAATGCACTGTCATACAGGGCTGAAGCTGATTAAAGCACTGTGCGAGCGTGTCAGAGTTCCTAATGAATATCGTGACCTCGCATTGATGGTCTGTGAGCAGCACTCCAATATTCATCGAGCTGCTGAGCTTCGCCCAGAAACCAAGCTGAAGGTTCTTAATAAGTTTGATGTTTGGCGTAAGCCAGAGCGCTTAGAAGACATTCTGGTTTGCTGTATGGCCGATAGCCGTGGGCGCACTGGGTTTGAAGATATCGACTACCCGCAAAAAGCTCTCTTTGAGCAAGCTTACCAAGCGGCTTTAGCTGTGAATGTGCAAGACATTATCAAAGATGGGTTTAAGGGCGCGGGAATAAAAGAAGAAATGGAAAAGCGTCGGGTTGAGGCGATAAAGGGCTAG
- the eno gene encoding phosphopyruvate hydratase, giving the protein MSKIVKVLGREIIDSRGNPTVEAEVHLEGGFVGMAAAPSGASTGSREALELRDGDKARFLGKGVLKAVEAVNGEIAEALVGKDAKDQAAIDAVMIELDGTENKSKFGANAILAVSLANAKAAAAAKGMPLYEHIAELNGTAGQFSMPLPMMNIINGGEHADNNVDIQEFMIQPVGAKTLKEGLRIGAEVFHNLAKVLKSKGYSTAVGDEGGFAPNLKSNAEALEVIAEAVAAAGYELGKDVTLAMDCAASEFFDKEAGIYNMKGEGKTFSSEEFNHYLAELANQFPIVSIEDGLDESDWAGFKHQTELLGDKLQLVGDDLFVTNTKILAEGIEKGVANSILIKFNQIGSLTETLAAIKMAKDAGYTAVISHRSGETEDATIADLAVGTAAGQIKTGSMSRSDRVAKYNQLIRIEEALGAKAPYNGLKEVKGQ; this is encoded by the coding sequence ATGTCTAAGATCGTTAAAGTTCTAGGTCGTGAAATCATCGATTCACGTGGTAACCCAACTGTAGAAGCTGAAGTACACCTAGAAGGCGGTTTCGTAGGTATGGCTGCTGCTCCATCTGGCGCATCAACTGGTTCACGTGAAGCTCTTGAGCTACGTGACGGCGACAAAGCTCGTTTCCTAGGTAAAGGTGTTCTTAAAGCTGTTGAAGCTGTAAACGGCGAAATCGCTGAAGCTCTAGTTGGTAAAGACGCTAAAGACCAAGCTGCAATCGACGCAGTAATGATCGAGCTAGACGGTACTGAAAACAAATCTAAGTTTGGTGCTAACGCAATCCTAGCTGTTTCTCTAGCTAACGCTAAAGCTGCTGCAGCGGCTAAAGGCATGCCTCTATACGAGCACATTGCAGAACTAAACGGTACTGCAGGTCAGTTCTCTATGCCTCTACCAATGATGAACATCATCAACGGTGGTGAGCACGCAGACAACAACGTTGACATCCAAGAGTTCATGATCCAACCAGTTGGTGCTAAGACTCTTAAAGAAGGTCTACGTATCGGTGCTGAAGTATTCCACAACCTAGCTAAAGTTCTTAAGTCTAAAGGCTACAGCACTGCAGTTGGTGACGAAGGTGGTTTCGCTCCTAACCTTAAGTCTAACGCTGAAGCTCTAGAAGTTATCGCAGAAGCTGTTGCTGCTGCAGGTTACGAACTAGGTAAAGACGTAACTCTAGCTATGGACTGTGCTGCATCTGAGTTCTTCGACAAAGAAGCAGGCATCTACAACATGAAGGGCGAAGGTAAAACTTTCTCTTCTGAAGAGTTCAACCACTACCTAGCTGAGCTAGCTAACCAGTTCCCAATCGTTTCTATCGAAGACGGTCTAGACGAGTCTGATTGGGCTGGCTTCAAGCACCAAACTGAACTACTAGGTGACAAGCTTCAACTAGTAGGTGACGACCTATTCGTTACTAACACTAAGATCCTTGCTGAAGGTATCGAGAAAGGCGTAGCTAACTCTATCCTTATCAAGTTCAACCAAATCGGTTCTCTAACTGAGACTCTAGCTGCAATCAAGATGGCTAAAGATGCAGGTTACACAGCAGTAATCTCTCACCGTTCTGGCGAAACTGAAGATGCAACTATCGCTGACCTAGCAGTAGGTACAGCTGCAGGTCAAATCAAGACTGGTTCTATGAGCCGTTCTGACCGTGTTGCTAAGTACAACCAGCTAATCCGTATCGAAGAAGCTCTAGGCGCTAAAGCTCCTTACAACGGTCTTAAAGAAGTTAAAGGTCAGTAA
- a CDS encoding CTP synthase has translation MTTNYIFVTGGVVSSLGKGIAAASLAAILEARGLKVTMMKLDPYINVDPGTMSPTQHGEVFVTEDGAETDLDLGHYERFIRTKMTKRNNFTAGRVYSDVLAKERRGDYLGATIQVIPHITNSIKDRVIAGSEGHDVAIVEVGGTVGDIESLPFMEAIRQLAVELGRERAMFMHLTLVPYLAAAGEVKTKPTQHSVKELLSIGIQPDILVCRSDRMIPANERKKIALFCNVQEKAVISMKDVDSIYKIPQLIKSQGLDDLVCSRFGITAPEADLSEWEQVIYEEANPTGEVTIGMVGKYIELPDAYKSVNEALKHAGLKNRLSVKIKYVDSQDVESKGNEALEGLDAILVPGGFGDRGVEGKILAAKYARENKVPYLGICLGMQVALIEYARNVAGMEGAHSTEFNKETKYPVVGLITEWVDGEGNVEERTEKSDLGGTMRLGSQLCHLEKGTKARELYGSATIHERHRHRYEVNNNLRPQIEKAGLKVSGLSADKKLVEVIENPAHPWFVAAQFHPEFTSTPRDGHPLFAGFVKAAGEYQRDELEK, from the coding sequence ATGACGACAAATTACATTTTTGTTACTGGCGGGGTTGTATCCTCTCTAGGTAAAGGTATTGCAGCAGCATCGCTTGCAGCTATTTTAGAAGCTCGTGGTCTTAAAGTGACTATGATGAAGCTTGACCCTTACATCAACGTTGATCCAGGCACGATGAGCCCGACTCAACACGGTGAGGTGTTCGTCACTGAAGATGGCGCTGAAACTGACCTAGACCTTGGTCACTACGAGCGTTTCATCCGCACCAAAATGACTAAGCGTAACAACTTCACTGCAGGTCGTGTTTACTCAGACGTTCTAGCTAAAGAGCGTCGTGGTGATTACCTAGGTGCAACAATTCAGGTTATCCCTCACATCACTAACTCTATCAAAGACCGCGTAATCGCAGGTTCTGAAGGTCATGATGTTGCTATCGTTGAAGTGGGCGGTACGGTAGGTGATATCGAGTCTCTGCCATTTATGGAAGCTATTCGTCAGCTAGCAGTAGAGCTAGGCCGTGAACGCGCAATGTTCATGCACCTAACTCTAGTTCCTTACCTAGCAGCAGCGGGCGAAGTGAAAACTAAACCGACTCAGCACTCTGTAAAAGAGCTGCTTTCTATCGGTATCCAGCCAGATATTCTTGTTTGTCGCTCTGATCGCATGATCCCAGCGAATGAACGTAAGAAGATCGCTCTTTTCTGTAACGTACAAGAGAAAGCGGTTATCTCTATGAAGGACGTAGATTCAATCTACAAGATCCCTCAACTAATCAAATCTCAAGGTTTAGACGACCTAGTATGTTCTCGTTTCGGTATTACTGCTCCTGAAGCAGATCTGTCAGAATGGGAACAGGTAATCTACGAAGAAGCGAACCCAACGGGTGAAGTGACTATCGGTATGGTTGGTAAGTACATCGAACTACCAGATGCTTACAAATCAGTAAACGAAGCACTTAAGCACGCAGGTCTTAAGAACCGTCTAAGCGTTAAGATTAAGTACGTTGATTCACAAGACGTAGAAAGCAAAGGTAATGAAGCGCTAGAAGGTCTAGACGCTATCTTAGTACCAGGTGGCTTCGGTGACCGTGGCGTAGAAGGTAAGATCCTTGCGGCTAAATACGCTCGTGAAAACAAAGTACCTTACCTAGGTATTTGTCTAGGTATGCAAGTGGCACTGATCGAATACGCGCGCAACGTTGCGGGTATGGAAGGTGCACACTCAACAGAATTTAATAAAGAGACTAAATACCCTGTAGTTGGTCTGATTACTGAGTGGGTAGACGGCGAAGGTAACGTTGAAGAGCGTACTGAGAAGTCTGACCTAGGCGGTACAATGCGTCTTGGTTCACAGCTATGTCACCTTGAGAAAGGGACGAAAGCGCGTGAACTATACGGTAGCGCGACAATCCACGAACGTCACCGTCACCGTTACGAAGTGAACAACAACCTACGTCCACAGATTGAAAAAGCAGGCCTGAAAGTTTCTGGTCTATCTGCTGACAAGAAACTGGTTGAAGTAATTGAGAACCCAGCTCACCCATGGTTTGTAGCGGCTCAATTCCACCCAGAGTTCACTTCAACACCTCGCGATGGTCACCCACTGTTTGCAGGTTTCGTGAAAGCGGCTGGTGAATACCAACGCGACGAATTAGAGAAGTAA